The segment TAGCTCTGGATATTAGTGGAAGTGAGTGCTTATTTACATAAAACAGAGGTCGTTTGGGTTACTGCAATGATCATTAAATAGattgacgatgatgatgagaagAAATATATTGTCAACGCTTGTGACTACCCCTGGAACCTTAAAGATATCAAGGCAAGACCCAACAAGACTCTTGATCTACCTCCTTTTTACGCTGAAGAGCATCTGTTGGTGGGATGTGTCGAGCTGTTTCACCGTACACATTGGCATCAGGGGCGAGTGACTGGAATGATGTCTGAGAAATGGATCCATGGGAAGTGGTGTAAAGTGTTTTTAGAGGCTACAAACCAGGAACTGTGTTTCCAAGGTGTGGATAGACTGTGTTTGGAAGGTACTTCAATGTTGTTCCTTTCATCGTTTGCAAGACTCTTATAGAAATGAAACTGGCGTTTTAGCTTTAGAACTTCAGCAAACATATTCATCACCTTTAATGAGTGATTTGTTGATGAATGGTAAGATACTCCTCTATATCTAACATAATTCACCTTGATCAAGTTCAGACATTCACTGATCTTATTCACATCCAATGGCTTTGTCAACAACTCATAGTTTGGGTTGGTTGCGCCTTGTTCACCTTTACATATTACCTCACCGACCCCAGACCACATGATTTATAGTAATCAGCATCAAAGTTTAGAGCCAGTACAAGAATTCTGTCACTCCTAATACAATAAAACAGCTACCAAATCAAGGAGAGTAAAGAAGATACAACATAACATATGTGATCAAGGTTAATCTGAATCCCTAGCTAGTCGATTTCTCCTCCTCTCAGTGTATATTCATCAGACCAGCTTAAAGAAGAAAAAGCTTGGCTTGGTTAGCTACATCTTCTACACTTTCAGAGTTGTTGATCGATGTAttaacaatcaatcaatcaaaggGCAAGGTTTTCAGATGCAAGTCTATCACATTTTTCCAACAACCGTCTCTTTGCAGACTTACTTCTATAACACCAAACCTCAAAGGCTTCACTCAAATCCGGAAACTTCACTCCTTCCAACGCAATCCCTCTCATCCATTCCCCAAACACTTCCGCTTGGTCATTCGAAGGCAACGTCAAGACCAAAGACACCATCGATCCTTCTAAGAATTCACAGAGATCTTCGTCCATTCTGTACTCAGACCCAGATCCTTCTGCATCCACCAGAGTCTTTAACCTCCTTATGAAAGGCAACCACAGCTTCAGAAGACAGGCTCTGCTTCCACAAGGAACAATCACGACACCATAACCAACCGCTTCTAAAACCTTCCCTGTAACCTCTACAAGCTTCACTTTCACACCTAACTTACAGTTCTGCGCAATCACAAGAATCTCACTCGACACGTCGGCCCATTTAAAGACGAGATCTTTCATCAACTCCATCCTCGGCAACACTTTGCACAGCCACTCAATATCATTAAGAACATCGAACTCTTCAGGGAGAAGAAGCAAAGATGATAATCTGTCTAACAACGTCGATAGGACACTGGAGATGCCTAATCGCACGACAGATTTAACTTCCTCTCGAGAAACCAGTAACCGTACCTCGTCGTCTTCGGACAGCATGAACTCGACTTGCTCTTGAGCTGAGGTTTTGAGTTCATGAGCAAGCTCAGGAGAGTTCTTCAGCGTGTCAATGGACATGGCGAAACGGAGAGCTGAGGAGAAGACATTCTTAGTGCTGAGTGATAGATCCATGGAAGCTGCTTCCTCCTGGATgttattggaaaaaaaaaaactaaaatctatcAAAGGTCTAATCTTTTATAGAAACAACACATTTGAGATCCAGTGAATGATTGATTAATAGCTCTACACATCAAACCCTTAGAGCATAAAGCAAAGTGAAGAAGCCTAAATAACATTGATtagctctgtttttttttcttgtttgtctCTCAATCAGTATTTAGACATTTCCCGGAGCAATTATGAAGCAAGCTaaacagagagaagaaagaTTTTTGGTGGAATGGAAGAAAAGGTAAACAAAAAAAGCTCACCTTTTTCTGCAGAAAAAAGGTTATTGCTTATCGTATATCAATGGAGGATTGAAAAGAAGATTGATTTGCGTAAATGAAAGGGTTATACTTATACACTAACAAACAATAGAGAAATAATGAGACTTGGCTATGGAGTGATCTGCGAAATCGCTAGATATTTAGACACTCCACTCCAAGCCCAATTGAAGATGGTCTAATCGAAACAATTCCGAATTCGGTTAATGATGAGACGTagtcatgtttttttctttttctgtcaACTGTATTGttgatcaaaaacaaaaaaagtactGTTTGCATTAAAGAAAAGCCCAAAGGGTACTTATACAAACAGACTCAAAATACAATTTAGTCCAAATGAAGTCCAAAACTTAAAAGACAATGATGAAGTGCATAAAGGACACTTGGTCAACTCGTGGCTCTTCCAATCCGTACGGTGCCGGAAAATTCACCAGAAAACTTGCAGATCTTCATCTCAAACTTTCTTGAGGCTGCTTGCATGCTCTTCTTGCCTTTAATTACTTCTTGGCTTCAATCACCGTCAATCTCGAGGTCTTCTTCTCCAATTGCTAGAGTTTAGTAGAATTTTGCATAACACTAGTCCTTATGGTAGCTACGATTCATCTGGATTATGGCTTTAATCTTCAAAGCGCGTTCCAAATCTCAACTTTTGATCATCGTAGAAATTGTAGGACCGCGAAAACCCCGATTGAAAATCACGAAACAAAAATCAAATGAAATGATAATATATGAGTATAAAACGTTTAAGAAATCGAGAAATAGAAGAATTTGTGGAGTCAAGATgtgatctctttccttaactcaataAATCACCCGTAATGTAAGACAATTTCTATACGGTTTTTGGATCCAAAGATACAACCACAGTACAGactacaagaaaacattaaatttaaatataactaGCTTTTGATCCGCGCGTCTGCGCGGATGTACGTTCTACAATATTATATGTTATACAACGTTGTAAAAATATTCATGTTTTTTCATAGTGGTGTGCGGGTGTACGTTCTACAAAATTATATGTTATACAACGTTGTAAAAATATTCATGTTATTTAATAGGTTATTGAGACTCGACATAAGTCAAattgatgttaaaaaaaaagggtcATAAATCAAACTCGACACAAAGGTTCTGAATGGTGattgcggtttgagcggtgtgGGACAAGtggttcaactgcggtgcggttttaacagttataaaaatgtatagatatatagtatatatagagatttttgttaacTGCGGGGCAGGGCGGGACGATAGTGTCATCATTCGACAAAAAAAAGCTTTACAATACACATATAAGCCTCGTAATAATGTAATATAGAGTTGTCTTGTAAATGAGGACTTTTTTGCT is part of the Brassica rapa cultivar Chiifu-401-42 chromosome A09, CAAS_Brap_v3.01, whole genome shotgun sequence genome and harbors:
- the LOC103833923 gene encoding BTB/POZ domain-containing protein At3g05675, with protein sequence MDLSLSTKNVFSSALRFAMSIDTLKNSPELAHELKTSAQEQVEFMLSEDDEVRLLVSREEVKSVVRLGISSVLSTLLDRLSSLLLLPEEFDVLNDIEWLCKVLPRMELMKDLVFKWADVSSEILVIAQNCKLGVKVKLVEVTGKVLEAVGYGVVIVPCGSRACLLKLWLPFIRRLKTLVDAEGSGSEYRMDEDLCEFLEGSMVSLVLTLPSNDQAEVFGEWMRGIALEGVKFPDLSEAFEVWCYRSKSAKRRLLEKCDRLASENLAL